A genomic window from Quercus lobata isolate SW786 chromosome 10, ValleyOak3.0 Primary Assembly, whole genome shotgun sequence includes:
- the LOC115964783 gene encoding uncharacterized protein LOC115964783, with translation MARFIREEGEAICDIPLSQRQVLDSVFWKHSKDAIFTVKSAYKVARALLKKDDWAEPSSGSGESTIHVLWECTAAQDIWHGSVRALQKYGTGQPDFVTLLEYLLHQIDKTEVELMLVQAWLIWNQRNRVVHGGKFLEPGWLNKRAAKLLEEFWQSQNSLQAKAVLNANRQVLQNAEVGWQPPPESVYKLNYDAAMFTDSASSGFGAVIRDSSGEVMAAMTVKGPAVRDSDEAELLACQKAMEFAIDAGFTVLIIEGDSVNAIRGIVSGKENQSALGHVIGDIRHLMGAVEWSSVSCIKRNGNRVAHALARYAHHVSSDLFWMEEVPSVALDFVNFDASLI, from the exons ATGGCTAGATTCATTCGGGAAGAGGGGGAGGCTATTTGTGATATTCCTCTAAGTCAAAGGCAAGTCCTTGATTCTGTTTTTTGGAAGCACAGTAAGGATGCCATCTTCACAGTAAAGTCGGCTTACAAGGTTGCACGGGCTCTCTTGAAGAAGGATGATTGGGCTGAACCATCATCAGGAAGTGGA GAATCAACCATTCATGTGTTATGGGAATGTACAGCAGCCCAGGATATTTGGCATGGTAGTGTTAGGGCCTTGCAGAAGTATGGAACGGGGCAACCTGACTTTGTAACTCTGTTGGAGTATCTGCTGCATCAGATTGACAAAACAGAGGTGGAGCTAATGTTAGTACAAGCATGGTTGATTTGGAATCAACGGAACAGAGTGGTGCATGGAGGCAAATTTCTAGAACCGGGCTGGTTGAATAAGCGTGCTGCTAAGTTGCTTGAGGAATTCTGGCAGTCACAGAACAGTTTACAAGCTAAAGCGGTGTTGAATGCGAATAGGCAGGTGCTGCAGAACGCTGAGGTGGGTTGGCAACCTCCACCAGAATCCGTGTATAAGCTGAATTACGACGCAGCTATGTTTACGGATTCTGCTAGCTCTGGGTTTGGTGCTGTGATCAGAGACTCAAGTGGTGAAGTCATGGCAGCAATGACAGTCAAGGGTCCAGCAGTCCGGGACAGTGATGAGGCGGAACTGCTCGCATGTCAAAAGGCGATGGAATTTGCAATTGATGCTGGCTTCACGGTGCTAATAATAGAAGGGGATAGTGTCAACGCTATAAGGGGTATTGTATCAGGAAAGGAAAACCAGTCAGCTCTTGGGCACGTCATTGGGGACATTAGGCATTTGATGGGAGCTGTGGAGTGGAGTTCTGTGAGTTGCATTAAGAGGAATGGTAATAGGGTGGCCCATGCACTTGCTAGATATGCACATCACGTTAGTTCTGATTTATTTTGGATGGAAGAGGTTCCATCAGTTGCTTTggattttgtaaactttgatgCTTCCTTGATTTAA